CGCCTCGGCCGGGGTGGGTGCCCTGGTGCGGATGCGCCAGGACGTCCAGCGGCGCCACGGGCGCTTGATCGTGGTCCTTGCCCCGCAGGGGCGGGCGCGTCGTCTGTTCGAGCTGACCCGCATGGTGGATCACTTCGAGGTGCGCCTGACGCTGCCTGAGGCGGTCAGTGCGCTGCGAGGGCAGGAGCCGCGCCCCTTTCTCCCCGAGCAGATCAGACCGAGTCCGGAGCCGACACCGCCGCCGACGCCGATTCCGGGAGGTCCTGCCGATCGTTAGGTGAGGGGTGATCGGCAGGCGAGCACGGCATGGTCGGCGGAACATGATCCTCGGCCCCGCCACGGGCCCGCAGGGGAGATCGCCCCTTCGTCTCCTGATCGCAAGGTTCTTACCAATACCGCGCGCGACGGACGCCTTCGGCGCCGCAGGGCGGTACGGGCCGGATTAAGGTGACGATGCCCGTATCGCGTGATCAGCCTGCGGTATGAGGCCTGCCCCCCTCACGACGAGGTCGAGGAGAGGCTATGGTGCGTCGACACATCGTGACCATTGGATGCGTCCTGACGGTCGCCGGGTTCAGCCTGGCGGCCGATCCGGTTGCCGCCGGCCGCCCGCCGGCCGCTGCCACGGCTGCTTCACCTGTCCGGCAACCACCGCCGGGCATGGTCCAGGCACTCCAGCGTGACCTCGGGCTCAGCAAGGAGCAGGTCGAAACCCGGCTGCGCAACGAGGCTCGCCTGATTCCCATCCGAGACAGGCTCCGAAACATGCTCGCGGACCGCTTCGCCGGCTCCTGGCTGTCGGGAACCGTCGCCCAAACCCTGACCGTCGCCACCACCAGCACCGATGACATCCCCGCGATCCTCGCCGCGGGCGCCCGGCCCAAGCTCGTCACTCGCTCCCTGGCCCAGTTGAGGTCGATCAAGCGAACGCTCGACGCGGCTCCGCTCGCCCATCCACAGGCGGGCCGGGTGCGCTACATCGACGTGCGCACCAACAAGGTCGTGCTCTTGGCGGCGGCACCCGAGCAAGCCAAGACGATCATCCACACGCTCGGAGTCGACAAGGAGGGGGTGCAGGTGATGCCCACCCTGGAGTCCCCGCAGCCCCTGACCAAGGTGGGCGGCGGTGAGGCCTACTATCTCGACCCCGTCGGCCGCTGCTCGGTCGGGTTCGCCGTGACCAGAGGAAACCGCGAGGGGTTCACCAGCGCCGGTCACTGCGGCGGGTCGGGTGCCTCCGCCACCGGCGCCAACCGGATCGCCCTGGGCGTCGTCCAGGAATCGACCTTCCCCGGCGACGACCACGCCTGGATCGCGGTGAACCCCACCTGGACGCTCACCCCGGCGGTGAACATCTACGGCACCGACGCCGACGGCGCCGCACCCATCACCGGCGCCCGGCCGGCGATCGAGGGCGCCTCGGTCTGCCGATCTGGCTCCACCACCTACTTCCACTGCGGCCTCATCCAGCAGCGCGAGACCACCATCATCTACCCCCAGGGCGCCGTCTTCGGATTGACCCGCACCACCGTTTGCGCCGAGCCCGGAGATTCGGGCGGCCCCTTCATCGCCATCGACCAGGCCCAGGGCATCACCTCCGGCGGCTCGGGAGACTGCAGTACCGGCGGCATCTCCTACTTCCAGCCGATCGGCCCGATCCTCACCACCTACGGCCTGACCCTGCTCACCACCGCTCGCACACCGCGGCCGTCGGCCACCACCACAGCCACCGCATCCTGAGCGGCTCAGTCGCCGGGGCCGCCGAGTCGACCGCCCGGCTCGGGGCGGCCACGCCGAACAGCTCCAGCTGCTCGTCGGCAGGCTCCTGCGTCGTCAGCTTCAGGCAGCGGCGGCAGGTGACCGCGCCCCGGTCCGGATGGGCCGCGCCCGGGTCCCACCCGCTCACCCCGACCATGCACGCCGGGCCTGGCATGCGCTGCCCAGCCAGCGGGTCATCACGACCGCGTGCACGATGCCTGAGGAGCGCACCCGAAGGTTGGAGCCGTCGGCGTAGGCCGACCGTGCCGCGGCGGCGATCGTGGCCAGCGCCTCGTACAGGCCCGGCGCGCCCTCCGCGCTCATCGACCAGGAACCCGTCCCGCCCTTGAGGCTCCTCGCGCACCCGCGGGTAGACCCCTCCGAAAGCTCCTCAGCTTCCCAGACCGGTTACCTCGTGGTGGCCACCGCTGAAATCGTCCGTGACCTGGGCGGGGAGCCTGGCCAGGGGAGCGCGCCGCGCGCTCCTGCGCGCGGGGGTGAATCACCCGGTGGAGGCGGTCAGCCGAAGACCTCGGTGACCTGGACCTTGACCCGAGCGAGTGCGGACCCCCAAAGTCCCCTGAAGAGGGCCCGCACCCTCCGTGGACGCAGCCTGAGCGAGTTCGGCCGGCGCTGGCACGGGTCGCGTTGACGAGGACGGATCGTCAGGGGGGCCGTGTTCGGCAGATGTCACGCAGAGCGCGGACTGCCCTTTGGCGCAGGGCGTCCGCGCTCTCCGGTCATCCCTTGTCCGCAATGATGAATGCGTCGCGTGCTTTCACGCACATTCCGTCACGGTCGGGCAGTGTTCGTGACACATCGGTTA
This region of Streptosporangium sp. NBC_01495 genomic DNA includes:
- a CDS encoding S1 family peptidase, producing MVRRHIVTIGCVLTVAGFSLAADPVAAGRPPAAATAASPVRQPPPGMVQALQRDLGLSKEQVETRLRNEARLIPIRDRLRNMLADRFAGSWLSGTVAQTLTVATTSTDDIPAILAAGARPKLVTRSLAQLRSIKRTLDAAPLAHPQAGRVRYIDVRTNKVVLLAAAPEQAKTIIHTLGVDKEGVQVMPTLESPQPLTKVGGGEAYYLDPVGRCSVGFAVTRGNREGFTSAGHCGGSGASATGANRIALGVVQESTFPGDDHAWIAVNPTWTLTPAVNIYGTDADGAAPITGARPAIEGASVCRSGSTTYFHCGLIQQRETTIIYPQGAVFGLTRTTVCAEPGDSGGPFIAIDQAQGITSGGSGDCSTGGISYFQPIGPILTTYGLTLLTTARTPRPSATTTATAS
- a CDS encoding STAS domain-containing protein, coding for MPGDRAAPQVQSWRVGPVRVLRLIGELDAVTVPEVAVTLDEALLTFEDLLLVVDLTQVTFIASAGVGALVRMRQDVQRRHGRLIVVLAPQGRARRLFELTRMVDHFEVRLTLPEAVSALRGQEPRPFLPEQIRPSPEPTPPPTPIPGGPADR